The region CGGGAAGCTGCGCACGGCGGCGGACTGCTTCGTTCCGGCATTCTTGATATTCTGTGCTTCATCCAGGCATACGGTTGCCCAGGTGAACTGCTTCAGCAGCTCCTGGTCCAGTGCAGCGGTAGCGTAAGAGGTAAGCACGACATCCGCCTGCGAAGCCGCGCCGTAGAAGTATCCGGCATCCAGCCGTCTGCTTCCGTAATGCAGCATCACGTTCAGAGAAGGCGCAAAGCGCTGCAGCTCCTTCTGCCAGTTGCCCAGCACCGAGGTGGGGCAGATGATCAGCGAAGGCCAGCCGGCCGGCTCGGTCTGCCGCCGGGCTACGGGTGCGCCGGAAGCTGCGGCTTCTTCCTCCTGCTCCTTCAGATGGAGCAGGTAGGAGATCAGCTGCACCGTCTTGCCAAGCCCCATGTCATCGGCCAGGCAAGCGCCCAGCCCGAAGCGGCGGAGGAAGACCAGCCAGGCGAAGCCCTCATGCTGGTAGCTTCGCAGCTCGGCATGCAGACCGGCCGGCACCTCCGGCTTCGGCCACTGGCTGCGCTGGCCCAGCTGACCGATCAGCTTCACGAGATGCTCGTTCAGCTCGACCTCCAGCCGGACGCGGACCGCTTCCTCCTCGGCACGCTGTGCTTCCGCTTCCTCTAAATCGCCGTCTGCACCTTCGTTCAGCAGGTGCAGCTGCAGCACATCCTGGAAGGACAAGCCGCGCGACTTGTCCATCCCGGCCATGGCCCGCTGAATCTGCGCCAGCAGCGCAGGGTCCAGCGGAATCCACTTGCCGCGGAACTGGACGAGGCGTTCCCCGCGCGCTACGAGGTCGGCGAACTCCGCCTCGGACAGGTCGGCGTCGCCGATGGAGATGCGCCAGTCGAAATCGACGAGCGCATCCAGGCCGAACAGCGACTGCCCGCGGCTGCCCTCAGCCGTGCCGGAGCTGATCTTCGCGCGCAGGCGCGGCTTCCTGCGGCTGGCGGCTTCCCACCACGCCGGCAGCAGCACCTGCCAGCCGGCCTCCAGCAGGAGGCGGCTGTCGGCCGTGAGGAACCGCCACGCGACCTCGTCGCTTAGCGGCTCTGCCAGCACATCGGCGCCGCGCCCGATGTGCTCCGGAAGGCTGTCACGCAGCCGTGACAGCCACCCGCCCGCGCGCTCGTGGACATGTGCTGTCCACGCTGCGGGCCAAGTGCCATGCGGCTCGCCGTCCCCGGTGAGCCGCAGCGGCACAAGCGCGGACTCGTCGCGCTTGTCCTGGAGGAGCAGCTGGAGCCGCCAGTGCGGCAGCTCATCGTCAGGCTCAAGCAGCTGCAGCACCGGCCGGAACGGCGCGGTGTCTGCCTTCCAGCCGATGGACATCAGCCAGCTGTCCTCGTCCATACCGGCTGCGCTTCTCCCGCCTGCGCTGAACAGCAGCGGGAATTCACTGCGCAGATCACCGGCCTGCGCCTCGGTGCTGTAGTACCGCTGGAAGACCGCCGCCGAGAAGGCGGCCTGCAGCCCTTCGGCGAACCCGCTGCGCTCCTGAAGACGATGCAGCGCGGCCGCATCGTCCCAGTCTGCCTCGGCGGCTTCTGCCAGCACTTGCTCCGTCCAGGCCCAGCGGAGCTGGCCTTCACGGTAGGCTGCGAAGCTCGGGGCATATTGCCGGGCCTCCAGCATCCCGGCCAGCAGCGGGGCCAGCCGGGTCAGCAGCTGGGCATCGCCCTGCCAGCTCCAGCCGACGTGCCGGAGCAGCCGCAGGTCCGCAAAAAACGGCAAGACCTGCTCGGCAGGCAGCACCACCAGCTCGACCTCATCGGCCTTCGAGGTGCTAAGCTCCGTGCCGTAGAAGGATTCCTCATGCCAGGCGAACAGCATCTGCTTGAGCTGGACACCGGGCATATAATCATCGCGGTCATCCACGCCATAGATCAGCGCATCGCCATACTGGGTAAGGGCGAGCTGGACGGTAATATTACGCATCTTCATATTCATGGAATCAGTTTTCCTTTCCGCAGCTCCTCCTGCAGGGCGCGCAGGCGGCTGTGCCTATCCGTGAAGCCGTCCAGGAATACTTCCCAGCGTGCTTCGCGTTTCAGTTTTTTGTACAGCTTGGCGAGCCGCTTGAGCAGCTTCACGGCCGCTTTGTAGCTGTGCCGGTTCTTCTCCAGCACGAAGCGCTCCACCGCCTGATGGTAGAACGGCAGGAGCAGCTCCGGCGCATTCTTCTCGATCGGCTGCAGGTCGCTCACCCGGAAGTCGGCAGGCTGATGACCGGAGGCGATCTGCATATCCATCCATTCCTGCCATTTGCCGTAGGCGAGCAGCTGAGCTTCATAGATCTCGCGTGAGTGCGGCAGCATCCCCGACAGCGTCTCCCACATCAGCGGCTCTTCTTCGGGCAGGTGACGGACAGTCTCATCCCAGTAGCCCGCATAATCCAGCAGATTGTACATCCGGCTGTTCAGCAGCGGGCCGAGCGCAGCCAGCCACAGGGTCAGGCGTCTCCACTCGCCGGCTTCGGCCAGCGGAGGCAGGAAGCTGATCAGCTCCTCCGGGTGCAGCCCGGGCCGTTCGGACGCGGCGTTCAGCTTCTCAATAGCGGCCGCATCCTCATGCAGCAGCGCATGCATCCGGCTCTCAGCCAGCAGCAGGGCATGGCGGGGAGCAGCGGCACTCAGGTTTTCTCCGGCCTTGTGCAGCTCCGCCAGCTCCTTGGTATACAGCTCCGGTCCGCTTAGATTCGGGGTAATCCAGTTGATCCACAGCAGGCTGTAACATGCTGAGAAATAAGGCTGTTCTCTG is a window of Paenibacillus sp. FSL H3-0469 DNA encoding:
- a CDS encoding DEAD/DEAH box helicase; its protein translation is MNMKMRNITVQLALTQYGDALIYGVDDRDDYMPGVQLKQMLFAWHEESFYGTELSTSKADEVELVVLPAEQVLPFFADLRLLRHVGWSWQGDAQLLTRLAPLLAGMLEARQYAPSFAAYREGQLRWAWTEQVLAEAAEADWDDAAALHRLQERSGFAEGLQAAFSAAVFQRYYSTEAQAGDLRSEFPLLFSAGGRSAAGMDEDSWLMSIGWKADTAPFRPVLQLLEPDDELPHWRLQLLLQDKRDESALVPLRLTGDGEPHGTWPAAWTAHVHERAGGWLSRLRDSLPEHIGRGADVLAEPLSDEVAWRFLTADSRLLLEAGWQVLLPAWWEAASRRKPRLRAKISSGTAEGSRGQSLFGLDALVDFDWRISIGDADLSEAEFADLVARGERLVQFRGKWIPLDPALLAQIQRAMAGMDKSRGLSFQDVLQLHLLNEGADGDLEEAEAQRAEEEAVRVRLEVELNEHLVKLIGQLGQRSQWPKPEVPAGLHAELRSYQHEGFAWLVFLRRFGLGACLADDMGLGKTVQLISYLLHLKEQEEEAAASGAPVARRQTEPAGWPSLIICPTSVLGNWQKELQRFAPSLNVMLHYGSRRLDAGYFYGAASQADVVLTSYATAALDQELLKQFTWATVCLDEAQNIKNAGTKQSAAVRSFPALHRIALTGTPIENRLSELWSIYDFITPGYLGSPKGFQDRFANAIEKERNAERTADLQRLVKPFMLRRKKKDPAIQLDLPDKNEMKTYINLTAEQAALYDQNVNSLLERMQKLEGIERKGAILAALTSLKQLCDHPMLLTKEALPEPEDGSALDTTSLIERSAKLERLLAMVRELREENERCLIFTQYVGMGKMLQAVLQQELQEPVLYLNGSTPKSMRDRMIERFQAPALPAGESAADAAAGAQPSDQPNVFILSLKAGGVGLNLTAANHVFHFDRWWNPAVENQATDRAYRMGQTRDVQVHKFISLGTLEEKIDEMLESKQQLSDDVISGSEGWITELSTDALKDLFTLRREWVG